AGGCACCCAGAAAAAGCTGGGAAACCTCAGGCATCCCACGTGCGGCTCCAGCCCCCTGCGGTGCCCCCTTCTGTGGCTGCtccgtgccggggggggggggggttggtggTGGACGGGGACGGACACGACCCCTACACCACAGCCACACTTCTCCTCGCCAGCTTCTCGCACACCTCGTGCTCCGCGGGAGGCtggcggagggggggggccgcgcTGCTCCCCACCCCTTTCCCCGGCTctaaaagcaaagctttgttCTCGCGGAGCCCTGGCTGCCGGCCGGCTGTCCGCCAGCCAGATGGAAAGGCGCAGGGggctctcctcccttccccgcTCGCCGGCTGCAGGCGCCCGCTCCGGATCTCGCCGCGGGTCCCCCgctggagctgtgccaggcGCTCGGGGCGCGGGCTGGAGCTCGGCGCCGCGCTCGGGCAGCCCCACGCAGGGCCAgcggctcccagccctgccccggtgccgcccccccccccccccacgggaCTGCAGCGGGGCGTGAGGGCATGTCACCGCGTCCCCAGAGCCGAGCCTGTTCTCGCGGGGCGCCCGGCGCCTCTCCAGCTCGCCCCCGCACGCTGCGGGTCTTGCCCGGGGGCTGCACGAGGGGCGCTtgtgtccccagggctgtgtcccccccccccccccccagcttccAGCAGCGCTTTGGGGTGTCACTGGGTGCTCCCGGCAGGGGTGGTGGGCCCTTCTCCCTGGTAGCCAGCCTGccctgggggagcagggagggggctgcagcccccgtgTCCGCCTCCTCAAGGGCAGCGGCCGGGTAGAAGGGTGCCTTGTGCCAGCCGCAGATGCCAGCCATTCCCCAGCTCTGAGCTcatggttttgctgctttgccGCCAGGACGAGGGCTCGAGGGCTCCCGCTCCGAGCGGGTCAGCTCTGCGGGCCAGCAGCTCTCATCTCCTGGGGGTGGCTCTGCCCGGGACCGTGCTGGGGGTCTGGGAATGGCGgggagcagcggcagcagccgGGGTGCGCCCCAGGCGTgcgcggggctgcgggtgcCCGGCGTCGTGCCCAGGTGCCTCCGGTGCTAAGTTGTTCTTTCCCGTGTGTGCCTGGTCCGGTTTCCTGACCCCGCCGCCTGCTTATCTCTGGGGCTTTCACCTGtttttctgcctcctcctttcctgcgctgctttgttttattgtcCCCCTTTGCTTGGTGCCAACTGTGCTGGGCGCACGGAGAGGTGAGGGCCGGGAGCCGGCTGTTGGGGTGccctggcagggcaggctgcGTGAGCCAGCCCCTTTGCTGTGGCAGAAGGGCTCCCGGCTGCGTGTCGGGGCTGTGCCACCGCGTACCCACTTCAGATAAAGAGCGTTTCGCAGGCAGGGCACTGCCCTTTGAAGTTCCCTCCCTGGCGAGGCTGAGCAGCTGATAGCGGCGGCGCTATCGGGGAGCTGTTGACAcagctgccttcctgcagccctctcGTCCCCAGCTCCCATAcctgggctgggctgcgggTGCTGAGCTGCCGGACCCCTCCGCGTCACCGTCCCCTCCTGGGGGGCTCCGTGTGGGGCGTGCAGACCCCCTTAATTCAGCACCCGCGGTGCCAGCCTGGAGGCGGCGGCGCTCCCGGCCGCGGCATGACGCAGCCCTTCTCTGCGCCATGCCCGGCCGATggtgctcagcccccagccccggcgcagggcagctgctgagccTGCTCCCCGCCCGGGATCGATAGCCATTACCTCCCCTGGAGCGTGGCCAGGCGCTCCATTACCCGGCTGCAGGTCCCGGTGCCACCCGTGCTGCGGGCAGGCAGCGCCCGCGCGGCTCTCGCTGGGCAGAGAGGCGGCGAGGGGCTGCCCTCTcggggagggagctgggcgTCCTGCTTCTGGGCTGGGGACGGAGCCGGGGGGTCCCAGGGTGGTCTCGGGGATGCGGCGGTGCCAGCGTGGACGTGCCCGCCCCAGGTGCAGCCAGCGGTCTGCAGGTCTCCATGCCGGAGGTGGTCGAAGCGGAGAGCGAGTCCACGGCCAGGATCGAGTGCAGCTTCTCCATCCCTGGGAACGGCTCCTACGCCTATGTCGACTGGTTCTACGTGAGTGCCGGCACGCTGCCGAGGGTCGGGGCGGTGGCGGCCGTCCCCGGGGCTCTCCGTCAGCCCGCCCTCGTCCCCTGGCCCCGCAGGTGGACCGCAGCAGCCGGGTGAAGCTGTTGCGCATCGCGGGCGGcgaggtgctggaggaggagacGAGCTACAAGGGGCGGCTGTCGGTGGGCGAGGACAAGGCCCTGTCCATCAGCAAGGTGACGCTGCAGGACGCCAGGACCTTCGTGTGCCAGGTCGGGGCGGGCAGCCAGGGCCGTGGGCGAGAACCGCACCGAGCTCCACGTCTACAGTGAGTGGGGGGCAGCGTGGCCGTGCCTCCGCCGCGCGGGGACGGGGCGCATCCCGTCCCCGCCGCTCCTGACACAttgtggggggggggcttcTTCCAGAGGTCCCCGAGACCCCTGAGATCGAGGCCAGCTCGGCCGGCATCCCCgtgcacagcagcaccacccCGCAGGTGAGGAGGGGCCCCCCCGAGGGTccccggccgggccgggctccccTCTCCCCGCTCCCCACGGGGgccccccggggccgtgccgtgcccaaGGCGCTCTGTGCCGCCGCAGATCGCCCAGTGCGTGAGCGAGAACAGCTTCCCACCGGCCAACATCACCTGGTACAAGAacggggagcagctgcagcccgaGGAGAACAGTGAGtcggggctggggacggggacggggacgtcGTCCTCCCCGTCAGGGAGGAaccggggtgcccggggccgCCCGAAGGCGCCCTCCCCGCGTGCCGCAGCATCCCCGCGGGCTGGGAAACAGCGGCCGCGTCCCCTGCAGAGGTGAAGATCCTGGCCACGCTGACCCGCAAGTCGAGCGGGCTGTACACGGTGAGCAGCAGCCTCTTCGCCACGGTCACGCGGGAGGACGCAGCTCCTTCTTCCACTGCGCCGTGCACTACTGGCTGCGGGGCCAGAGGCGCTCCAAGGATTCCCGGCGGGTCAACATCACCGTCTTCTGTGAGTGGGGGGGCCGGGAGCTGGGcttggggctgtgggggggggggtgggggtgtgggACGGACACCCGCAGCCACCCTGCccgctccctcctgccccagacCCCACGCAGCACGTGGAGCTGCACATCGTGCCCGCCGCGGCGCTGGTGAAGGAGGGCGACGACGTGAAGCTGGTGTGCGAGGCCGACGGCAACCCGGCGCCCGTCTTCAGCTTCTACAAGAAAGTGGTGAGgcacctgggggggggaggggggggggggaggcgggggtGGTCCGggccccctctcccccctcgGCAGGCAGCTCCCGGCCTGCCCGTCCCTCGTTTcgtgcttcccccccccccaccccggcagCGGGTGCCCGCCGCGTGGGGCTGAGGGCTGTGCGCTGCCCTGCCGCAGCCGGAGGAGTGGCAGGACGTGACGTCCCTGGCCGACACCAGCAGCGGGGTGCTGAGCCTGCACGGCGTCAACAAGAGCAGCAGCGGCCTGTACAGGTGCCAGATCCTGGACCTGGACGACATGACGCAGATGGAGAAGGACGTGGAGCTCGTCGTGAACTGTAAGGCcccggggatgggggggggggggggaacggaCCCGTCGCGGCGGGTCCCCCGTCCCCCCCTGCTCCCGCTGCCCTGCtctccgtccccccccccccccccagacatCGAAGGGGTCCGCGTGCAGATGGAGCCCTCCTCGCCCCTGCACGAAGGGGACAGCGTGAGGCTGAGCTGCAGCGCCCACAGCCCGTGGACCTGGACTTCCAGTGGAGGGACGAGAGGGTGAGCAGGGCTCGGGCTcggcaggaggctgggcagagccaggGGCTCCTCCGAGGGGAGGGTTTCCCCCCGGGGTGTCTGTTTCTGCCTCCTCGCCTcgctgcggggcggggggggggggggtcccgctTTTGGGGGCTTTGGGGGCTCAGCGCCGCGGGGCGTCCCTCCCCAACAGGGCAGGAAGGTGGCGGAGGGGAACCAGCTCTTCCTGAGGAACCTCACCTTCGAAACCTCCAGCAACTTCAGCTGCCGGGTGGTCGCTCGCAGCGTgccggggctggagcagagcaagcAGGTGGCCGTGGCCGTTCAGGGTAAGAAATAGCCCGGGGCGGGCCCCGTGCCGCCAGCATCAACCCCGTGTTCCCCGCCCCGGGAGCCAAAGGGGCTCGCTGTGCCGTCCCCGCAGGGAAGCCGCGCATCGTGGCCATCAGCTCCCCGCTGTACGTGCGGCAGGACGAGGTGGTGAACCTCACCTGCAAGGCCATCGCCTTCCCCCGGCCCTCCGTCCGCTGGAGCATCAACGGGACGGTgagagctgggcagaggggctggatCCGGGGTGCTGTGCACGGCcccggggtgctgagccccgcgCTGCTCGCCCTCCCCGCAGGCCCACGAGTACGTGGAGAACCAGCACGTCGCCAGCAACCTGACGGTGCGCGTGAGCCACGACCTGCTGCGGGCGGGGGCCATGTGCAGGGTCTCCAACGCGCTGGGGGTCAGCGAGAAGCACATCCAGCTGCTgggtgagcccccccccccccgcgggaCTGCTCTGCGTTTTGGGAGCCTGCCGCCGGCGGAGCCGTGCTCCTGGCTCCTGCGGCTGCTCCGCTCCCCCTGCCAAGCCGGGAGGCCCCGTCTCCGCCTGCTTCTGCAGGGGTGTGAAAGCCTCCTGCTTGTCTCAGCCCCGTGCCCAGTCCtgggggggagccggggaggCAGCGGGAAGGGGAGTCCCCACGGTGCCTCCTCGGGGAAGGGCTTTCCGAAATAGAAaacaggaggagaggctggagagcaccGGGGTGGGGACGCGCAGTGACCTCCCCTCGTCTCGCCCAGATGAAAAGACCTCGGAGAGCAAAGGCGTGATCATCGTGGCCATCATCGTCTGCATCCTCCTGGTGGCCGTGCTGGGCTCCGTCATCTACTTCCTGCACAAGAAGGGCAAGATCCCTGTGGCCGCGCCGGCAAGCAGGACATGTAAGCGCTGCCACCCCGAGGGGCTGCCCGTTTCTCCTGCTGCCCgttttctcctgctgcccgTTTCTCCTGCTGCCgtttctcctgctgccccctgctcctgctgccccccgcTCCTGCTTCCCATCCCGTGGCGCCGGCGGGAGGCACCCGGGGGGCACGGCGCTGGGGTCTGGCTTCCAGcttccccgcagccccggggtCCGCACGGCTCAGCCCGTCCGCgcagggaggagaagagcagccccgcagagcaGCCGAGGGAGCCCTGGCAGGGAGGGGGCCGGGCGGCCCGGAGCTTCCCAGAGCCAAATCCTCAGCCCCTGGGCACCCTCTGCCCCCGAGCATCCCCCGGGACGGAGCCTTGGGGCtcggccggccccgctcccccagccACGTGCCCTCTTCGGTAGCGCAAGCACGTCTCAAAATTGTCACCTCCCTCCCCTAGCACAAAGCCAGAGGCACGTAAAGACAAGAATGTAGTTGAAGTTAAGTCAGATAAACTTGCCGAAGAGGCCGGGCTCCTGCAGGGCGCCAACGGCGAGAGGAGACCTGCCGCTGACCAGGTAGGACTGGTGGCCCTGACGGCCACAGGGGCGTCGGGAtctgccagggcagggctgggagcggAGCTGAGGAGCCCAGGGGGTGCCCGAGGTAACGCTTTTCTCCTCGCCCCGCGCTCCGCACCCTGCATGGGCACCGTTCATCCATCGGCATCGCTCGgggcggggggacggggagggaggggaggcgacgaggggaggctcagggggaagGCGGCGGGGGCAGAGCATCGCTGAGCCCAAGCTCCCGGCGCAGGATGAGACGGGGCTCACGGGGTCGAGAGCCACCGGGGGCTGCAGAAGCTGTTCCCGGGGTCCGGGGCTGGGGTTTCTGCTCATACTCGTCCTGCCGAGCAGATTTATTCAGCCCAGGGGACAGCCCAGCCCCGGTCCTGCTGCCCCGCACCGCCGCCGCCTGTCCCACCTGCCGAGGCCCGTCTTTTATCCTTATGCTCCCCCCTAactttatttcccccccccccctcttttctATTCAAGAGCGAGAAATACATCGATCTGAGGGAACTAGCCAGGGGATCTCCTAAGTGCTTTCTCCCTTCGACCCTTCCCTGCTCTTGGATTGCCTTCtcccacccctgctccagcccccggGGAGCGCGGCCGGAGGCGAAACCCCGCGGGGGcgcccccgggaccccccccccccgccccctccgtTACCTCAACCGCGGGTTGTCGGCTTGGCAGCAGCGAAGCTGGACTTGCTTTCTGCTACGGGGAAGCCAACAGCAATACTCGAAAGAAATCCCCCACTGAGCTGCCCGAGGGAAGGAGCCGAGGCTTTTTCAGGAACTCCGTCGCGTGCGGGAAGGTTTTGACgcgggtttttttgttttgttttttgttttttttttttctctcccccaaatttgctcagaaaagCTGGcggaatttttgctttttcgCAGCGGGGCGGCGCGGGCACCTCAGGGGTAGGGCGTGGGGGGGGCAGAGCGGAGAAGGGGGGGCGCTGGGGCTTCGGGGTTTCCCTCTGAGCCCCCCGGGGCCTTGTTGCTGAGCCCTGCCCCTCCCCGGGTGCTGCgggcggggacccccccccctaCCCCGAGGGGCTGCGAGGGCAGGGACGGGGCTCTCAGGTCCCTGGGGGATGCAGGTTCTTAAATCCTCCTGTTTGAAGGTTTGCTGCCGGGGGGGAGGACGAACTGAGTTGCTTTTAGGGAGGCTGCGCGGCCGCCGGCACCGCTGGGTCGTGTTTAAACGTAAACCCGAGGAATGTCAGGTCAGGGCCAGCCGGCGATGTCTCAGggttggatttttctttttttttttttttttttttgctaaacatTTATCAGCCCCAGGGAAAACTGGTTTATTTCTTGCTTCAGTGAcacctctgccccccccccccacccccccaggaggaggcagctcgccctcctgccccctcggggagggaaaaaaaaacccccgtccccagcctccccccggcgccccgcagcccccagccccttcccagtCGGCACCGGGCCCCGCTCGTGAGCTGCAAGTGTCGTCGAAGCAGAAGCTttggtttatatatatttttgttgggTTGTGTGTACATTTCCGGGAGTTTTGTCTGATATTT
This genomic window from Cygnus atratus isolate AKBS03 ecotype Queensland, Australia chromosome 22, CAtr_DNAZoo_HiC_assembly, whole genome shotgun sequence contains:
- the LOC118252485 gene encoding LOW QUALITY PROTEIN: cell surface glycoprotein MUC18 (The sequence of the model RefSeq protein was modified relative to this genomic sequence to represent the inferred CDS: inserted 3 bases in 3 codons; deleted 1 base in 1 codon), with the translated sequence MAGGRRGGPAWGWGWGCCLLLCCCGAASGLQVSMPEVVEAESESTARIECSFSIPGNGSYAYVDWFYVDRSSRVKLLRIAGGEVLEEETSYKGRLSVGEDKALSISKVTLQDARTFVCQVGAGSQGVGENRTELHVYKVPETPEIEASSAGIPVHSSTTPQIAQCVSENSFPPANITWYKNGEQLQPEENKVKILATLTRKSSGLYTVSSSLFATVTREDXSSFFHCAVHYWLRGQRRSKDSRRVNITVFYPTQHVELHIVPAAALVKEGDDVKLVCEADGNPAPVFSFYKKEWQDVTSLADTSSGVLSLHGVNKSSSGLYRCQILDLDDMTQMEKDVELVVNYIEGVRVQMEPSSPLHEGDSVRLSCSAHXPVDLDFQWRDERGRKVAEGNQLFLRNLTFETSSNFSCRVVARSVPGLEQSKQVAVAVQGKPRIVAISSPLYVRQDEVVNLTCKAIAFPRPSVRWSINGTAHEYVENQHVASNLTVRVSHDLLRAGAMCRVSNALGVSEKHIQLLDEKTSESKGVIIVAIIVCILLVAVLGSVIYFLHKKGKIXCGRAGKQDIARNTSI